From one Triticum aestivum cultivar Chinese Spring chromosome 4B, IWGSC CS RefSeq v2.1, whole genome shotgun sequence genomic stretch:
- the LOC123091964 gene encoding polypyrimidine tract-binding protein homolog 1 isoform X3: MSSSGGGGAGQQFRYTQTPSKVLHLRNLPWECTEEELVELCKPFGRIVNTKSGVGANRNQAFVEFTDVNQAISMVSYFASSSEPAQIRGKTVYIQYSNRQEIINNKSPGETAGNVLLVTIEGVQASDVTIDVIHLVFSAFGFVHKIATFEKAAGFQALIQYTDAPTASAAREALDGRSIPRYLLPDHVVSCHLRISFSAHKDLNIKFQSHRSRDYTNPYLPVNSSAIDSTLQPAVGADGRRVEAEGNVLLASIENMQYAVSVDVLHTVFSAFGTVQKIAIFEKNGGTQALIQYPDFHQPILTASAGYPLAT, encoded by the exons ATGTCGTCGTCCGGCGGGGGTGGGGCTGGGCAGCAGTTCCGGTACACGCAGACGCCGTCGAAGGTGCTGCACCTGCGGAACCTGCCCTGGGAGTGCACGGAGGAGGAGCTCGTTGAGCTCTGCAAGCCCTTCGGCCGCATCGTCAACACCAAATCCGGCGTCGGCGCCAACCGCAATCAGGCCTTCGTCGAGTTT ACCGATGTTAATCAAGCCATTTCAATGGTTTCTTATTTTGCATCATCTTCAGAACCAGCACAAATTCGAGGCAAAACTGTTTACATCCAGTATTCAAATAGACAAGAAATAATTAACAATAAGAGCCCTGGTGAGACTGCTGGAAATGTGTTGCTTGTTACCATAGAGGGTGTTCAAGCTAGTGACGTCACCATCGATGTAATCCATTTG GTTTTCTCTGCTTTTGGATTTGTTCACAAAATAGCCACTTTTGAGAAGGCTGCAGGTTTTCAG GCACTGATCCAGTATACTGATGCACCCACTGCATCAGCAGCAAGAGAAGCCTTAGATGGAAGAAGCATCCCAAG ATACTTGCTTCCGGATCATGTAGTATCCTGCCACTTGCGGATTTCTTTCTCTGCGCATAAGGATTTGAACATCAAGTTCCAATCACACCGCAGCAG GGATTACACTAACCCCTACCTTCCAGTCAACTCCTCTGCTATAGATAGTACATTGCAG CCTGCTGTTGGTGCTGATGGAAGGAGGGTGGAGGCTGAGGGTAATGTTCTTCTTGCATCAATTGAGAATATGCAGTATGCTGTATCAGTGGATGTTCTCCATACT GTGTTCTCTGCATTCGGTACAGTCCAGAAAATTGCTATTTTTGAGAAGAACGGTGGAACACAAGCTCTAATTCAGTACCCTG ATTTTCATCAACCAATTCTCACAGCAAGTGCGGGGTATCCTCTAGCTACCTGA
- the LOC123091964 gene encoding polypyrimidine tract-binding protein homolog 1 isoform X1 has translation MSSSGGGGAGQQFRYTQTPSKVLHLRNLPWECTEEELVELCKPFGRIVNTKSGVGANRNQAFVEFTDVNQAISMVSYFASSSEPAQIRGKTVYIQYSNRQEIINNKSPGETAGNVLLVTIEGVQASDVTIDVIHLVFSAFGFVHKIATFEKAAGFQALIQYTDAPTASAAREALDGRSIPRYLLPDHVVSCHLRISFSAHKDLNIKFQSHRSRDYTNPYLPVNSSAIDSTLQPAVGADGRRVEAEGNVLLASIENMQYAVSVDVLHTVFSAFGTVQKIAIFEKNGGTQALIQYPDASTATVAKEALEGHCIYDGGYCKIHLSYSRHTDLNVKAHSDKSKDYTIPEGAHQAAPQPAGVPPTTAGWQGNSQAAGPYGPPGVAAQNQNTNGQMPNWNPGNSGYPPATGQYPGHMYSAPPQQYTATSGGFSAPPPPPHEMHPSHQMPPAHHGNQQRPASGAPGTGQPPPYYHH, from the exons ATGTCGTCGTCCGGCGGGGGTGGGGCTGGGCAGCAGTTCCGGTACACGCAGACGCCGTCGAAGGTGCTGCACCTGCGGAACCTGCCCTGGGAGTGCACGGAGGAGGAGCTCGTTGAGCTCTGCAAGCCCTTCGGCCGCATCGTCAACACCAAATCCGGCGTCGGCGCCAACCGCAATCAGGCCTTCGTCGAGTTT ACCGATGTTAATCAAGCCATTTCAATGGTTTCTTATTTTGCATCATCTTCAGAACCAGCACAAATTCGAGGCAAAACTGTTTACATCCAGTATTCAAATAGACAAGAAATAATTAACAATAAGAGCCCTGGTGAGACTGCTGGAAATGTGTTGCTTGTTACCATAGAGGGTGTTCAAGCTAGTGACGTCACCATCGATGTAATCCATTTG GTTTTCTCTGCTTTTGGATTTGTTCACAAAATAGCCACTTTTGAGAAGGCTGCAGGTTTTCAG GCACTGATCCAGTATACTGATGCACCCACTGCATCAGCAGCAAGAGAAGCCTTAGATGGAAGAAGCATCCCAAG ATACTTGCTTCCGGATCATGTAGTATCCTGCCACTTGCGGATTTCTTTCTCTGCGCATAAGGATTTGAACATCAAGTTCCAATCACACCGCAGCAG GGATTACACTAACCCCTACCTTCCAGTCAACTCCTCTGCTATAGATAGTACATTGCAG CCTGCTGTTGGTGCTGATGGAAGGAGGGTGGAGGCTGAGGGTAATGTTCTTCTTGCATCAATTGAGAATATGCAGTATGCTGTATCAGTGGATGTTCTCCATACT GTGTTCTCTGCATTCGGTACAGTCCAGAAAATTGCTATTTTTGAGAAGAACGGTGGAACACAAGCTCTAATTCAGTACCCTG ATGCAAGTACTGCTACAGTTGCGAAGGAAGCATTGGAAGGGCATTGCATCTACGATGGTGGCTACTGTAAGATTCACCTGTCATACTCTCGTCATACTGATCTCAATGTAAAG GCTCATAGTGACAAGAGCAAGGATTACACAATACCAGAAGGAGCACACCAAGCAGCACCACAGCCAGCCGGTGTACCACCTACAACTGCAGGATGGCAAGGTAATTCTCAAGCAGCTGGACCATACGGACCACCAGGTGTCGCTGCTCAAAACCAGAACACCAACGGACAAATGCCGAATTGGAATCCCGGCAACTCAGGGTACCCACCAGCTACAGGCCAGTATCCAGGCCATATGTACTCAGCTCCACCACAGCAGTACACGGCGACATCAGGGGGCTTCTCcgcccctccaccgccgcctcaTGAGATGCATCCTTCACACCAGATGCCACCTGCTCATCATGGAAATCAGCAGAGACCGGCAAGTGGTGCCCCTGGAACTGGCCAACCACCTCCGTATTACCACCATTAA
- the LOC123091964 gene encoding polypyrimidine tract-binding protein homolog 1 isoform X2, which produces MSSSGGGGAGQQFRYTQTPSKVLHLRNLPWECTEEELVELCKPFGRIVNTKSGVGANRNQAFVEFTDVNQAISMVSYFASSSEPAQIRGKTVYIQYSNRQEIINNKSPGETAGNVLLVTIEGVQASDVTIDVIHLVFSAFGFVHKIATFEKAAGFQALIQYTDAPTASAAREALDGRSIPRYLLPDHVVSCHLRISFSAHKDLNIKFQSHRSRDYTNPYLPVNSSAIDSTLQPAVGADGRRVEAEGNVLLASIENMQYAVSVDVLHTVFSAFGTVQKIAIFEKNGGTQALIQYPDASTATVAKEALEGHCIYDGGYCS; this is translated from the exons ATGTCGTCGTCCGGCGGGGGTGGGGCTGGGCAGCAGTTCCGGTACACGCAGACGCCGTCGAAGGTGCTGCACCTGCGGAACCTGCCCTGGGAGTGCACGGAGGAGGAGCTCGTTGAGCTCTGCAAGCCCTTCGGCCGCATCGTCAACACCAAATCCGGCGTCGGCGCCAACCGCAATCAGGCCTTCGTCGAGTTT ACCGATGTTAATCAAGCCATTTCAATGGTTTCTTATTTTGCATCATCTTCAGAACCAGCACAAATTCGAGGCAAAACTGTTTACATCCAGTATTCAAATAGACAAGAAATAATTAACAATAAGAGCCCTGGTGAGACTGCTGGAAATGTGTTGCTTGTTACCATAGAGGGTGTTCAAGCTAGTGACGTCACCATCGATGTAATCCATTTG GTTTTCTCTGCTTTTGGATTTGTTCACAAAATAGCCACTTTTGAGAAGGCTGCAGGTTTTCAG GCACTGATCCAGTATACTGATGCACCCACTGCATCAGCAGCAAGAGAAGCCTTAGATGGAAGAAGCATCCCAAG ATACTTGCTTCCGGATCATGTAGTATCCTGCCACTTGCGGATTTCTTTCTCTGCGCATAAGGATTTGAACATCAAGTTCCAATCACACCGCAGCAG GGATTACACTAACCCCTACCTTCCAGTCAACTCCTCTGCTATAGATAGTACATTGCAG CCTGCTGTTGGTGCTGATGGAAGGAGGGTGGAGGCTGAGGGTAATGTTCTTCTTGCATCAATTGAGAATATGCAGTATGCTGTATCAGTGGATGTTCTCCATACT GTGTTCTCTGCATTCGGTACAGTCCAGAAAATTGCTATTTTTGAGAAGAACGGTGGAACACAAGCTCTAATTCAGTACCCTG ATGCAAGTACTGCTACAGTTGCGAAGGAAGCATTGGAAGGGCATTGCATCTACGATGGTGGCTACT GCTCATAG